One stretch of Kogia breviceps isolate mKogBre1 chromosome 18, mKogBre1 haplotype 1, whole genome shotgun sequence DNA includes these proteins:
- the LOC131744791 gene encoding zinc finger protein 850-like isoform X3, with protein sequence MPVPQCDAGQLCTYILAGSALIYHQRSHTGERPYECSECGKSFTTNRILRCHQRSHTGEKPYKCSECGKSFTSTSAFQYHQRVHSGERPYECSECGKSFMSRSTFISHHRYHTGERPYECSECEKSFVSRSALRYHQKSHTGERPYECNECGRSFITNSNFHYHQRVHTGERPYECSECGKSFTSSSNLHYHQSTHTGERPYECSECGKFFITPALLRYHQRIHSSEWPYTCSECGKSFTSKSNFCYHQRVHCGEKACIKCSECGKSLTSISALRYHQRVHSGERPHECSDCGKSFMSRSALRYHQISHTGERPYKCSECGKAFKTSSNLSYHQRVHTGERPYECSECGKSFISINDLCNHYRFHSEEKPYKCSKCGKSFILRNSFIQHQIVHTGENLYGCSECGKYFKRKYRLIEHQSIHTGERPYKCTECGKSFITNYLFRVHQRNHTGEKPYECSECGKSFTTSSTLRYHRRIHTGERPYKCTKCGKSFASNCLRVHLRNHTGEKPYECSECGKSFTRNSSLHYHQITHTGKKPYKCSECGKSFTSNSSLRYHQSTHTGKKPYECSECGKSFTNNSSLRYHQRAHTGERPFKCTECGKSFTRSSTFYYHQRVHSGERPFKCSECGKSFINSSKLRCHERGHTGERPKCGQYFMSKSF encoded by the coding sequence GTCTGCCCTCATTTATCATCAGAGATCTCAcacaggagaaaggccttatgagtgcagtgaatgtgggaagtcCTTTACCACTAACCGCATTCTCCGTTGTCATCAGAGATCTCACACAGGAGAAAAGCCTTATAAATGCAGTGAGTGTGGGAAGTCTTTTACCTCTACCAGTGCTTTCCAATATCATCAGAGAGTTCAttctggagaaaggccttatgagtgcagtgaatgtgggaaatcttttatGTCTaggtctacattcatttctcatcaTAGATATCAcacaggagaaaggccttatgagtgcagtgaatgtgagAAATCTTTTGTCTCTAGGTCTGCCCTCAGATATCATCAGAAATCTCACACAGGAGAAAGACCTTATGAGTGCAACGAATGTGGGAGATCTTTTATCACTAACTCTAATTTCCATTATCATCAaagagttcacactggagaaaggccttatgagtgcagtgaatgtgggaaatcttttacCAGTAGCTCTAACCTCCATTATCATCAAAGCActcacactggagaaaggccttatgagtgcagtgaatgtgggaaatttTTTATTACTCCTGCTCTTCTTCGTTACCATCAGAGAATTCATTCTAGTGAATGGCCTTATacgtgcagtgaatgtgggaaatctttcACCTCTAAATCCAACTTTTGTTATCATCAGAGAGTTCATTGTGGAGAAAAGGCTTGTATAAAGTGCAGCGAATGCGGGAAATCCTTGACCAGTATCAGTGCCCTCCGTTATCATCAGAGAGTTCATTCTGGAGAGAGGCCTCATGAGTGCAGTGACTGTGGGAAATCTTTTATGTCTAGGTCTGCCCTCAGATATCATCAGATATCACACACAGGAGAAAGACCTTataagtgcagtgaatgtgggaaggcTTTTAAAACTAGCTCCAACCTCAGTTATCATCAGAGAgttcacacaggagaaaggccttatgagtgcagtgaatgtgggaaatcctttATTTCTATCAATGATCTGTGTAATCATTATAGATTTCATTCTGAAGAAAAACCTTATAAGTGTAGCAAATGTGGGAAATCCTTTATCCTTAGGAATAGCTTCATTCAACACCAGATAgttcacacaggagaaaatctttatggATGTAGTGAGtgtgggaaatattttaaaagaaagtatagGCTTATTGAACACCAGAGTAttcacacaggagaaaggccTTACAAATGCActgaatgtgggaaatcttttatTACTAATTACCTCTTCCGTGTTCATCAGAGAAatcacactggagagaagccttatgagtgcagtgaatgtgggaaatcttttacCACTAGCTCCACCCTCCGTTATCATCgtagaattcatactggagaaaggccttacaAATGCACCAAATGTGGGAAATCTTTTGCCTCTAATTGCCTCCGTGTACATCTGAGAAatcacactggagagaagccttatgagtgcagtgaatgtgggaaatcctttACTAGGAACTCTAGCCTTCATTATCATCAGATTACTCACACTGGAAAGAAGCCTTataagtgcagtgaatgtgggaaatcctttACCAGCAACTCTAGCCTTCGTTATCATCAGAGTACTCACACTGGAAAGaagccttatgagtgcagtgagTGTGGAAAATCCTTTACCAACAACTCTAGCCTTCGTTATCATCAGAGGGctcacactggagaaaggccttttAAGTGCACTGAATGTGGTAAATCTTTTACTCGTAGCTCCACCTTCTATTATCATCAGAGAGTTCACAGTGGAGAAAGGCCTTTtaagtgcagtgaatgtgggaaatcttttatTAACAGCTCCAAACTGCGTTGTCATGAGAGAGgtcacactggagaaaggcctaAATGTGGGCAATATTTTATGAGCAAATCCTTCTGA
- the LOC131744791 gene encoding zinc finger protein 585A-like isoform X1 has product MAAALRDPPQGGVTFPDVAVRFSWGEWRLLDEAQKCLYLSVMLDSYALISSLGCCCGAEGEETPCEETVPVGVSQAGSPKAAPFSQKTHPCEMCGPVLRDIFQLTKHQGTQHSHKLLRCGACATKFYMPLNSIVHRASFFRSHRFEVSQKPLTSRKIQASVGHLQQQATHTVEKPSKITQCGSTSQGRKDHQTWGECKKALSPPPTLVQDQCVYTERQCYVCSECGKIFRYKSAFVMHLRFHTRERLHVFSRSDKSFRQSSTISQHRKIYTGSGQDKCSKCGKSLTHNCVLIYPQRLHSGENSSVCSDCAKSFSHSSVFIRHKRVFSGERFYKCSDCVKSFTCRSALIYHQRSHTGERPYECSECGKSFTTNRILRCHQRSHTGEKPYKCSECGKSFTSTSAFQYHQRVHSGERPYECSECGKSFMSRSTFISHHRYHTGERPYECSECEKSFVSRSALRYHQKSHTGERPYECNECGRSFITNSNFHYHQRVHTGERPYECSECGKSFTSSSNLHYHQSTHTGERPYECSECGKFFITPALLRYHQRIHSSEWPYTCSECGKSFTSKSNFCYHQRVHCGEKACIKCSECGKSLTSISALRYHQRVHSGERPHECSDCGKSFMSRSALRYHQISHTGERPYKCSECGKAFKTSSNLSYHQRVHTGERPYECSECGKSFISINDLCNHYRFHSEEKPYKCSKCGKSFILRNSFIQHQIVHTGENLYGCSECGKYFKRKYRLIEHQSIHTGERPYKCTECGKSFITNYLFRVHQRNHTGEKPYECSECGKSFTTSSTLRYHRRIHTGERPYKCTKCGKSFASNCLRVHLRNHTGEKPYECSECGKSFTRNSSLHYHQITHTGKKPYKCSECGKSFTSNSSLRYHQSTHTGKKPYECSECGKSFTNNSSLRYHQRAHTGERPFKCTECGKSFTRSSTFYYHQRVHSGERPFKCSECGKSFINSSKLRCHERGHTGERPKCGQYFMSKSF; this is encoded by the coding sequence GTTGCTGCTGTGGAGCAGAAGGTGAGGAGACACCCTGTGAAGAAACTGTTCCTGTAGGGGTGTCACAGGCTGGGTCTCCTAAGGCAGCTCCATTTTCCCAGAAGACACACCCCTGTGAGATGTGTGGTCCAGTCTTGAGAGACATTTTCCAGTTGACCAAGCATCAGGGAACACAACACAGCCACAAACTGTTGAGATGTGGGGCATGTGCAACAAAATTTTATATGCCTTTGAATAGCATTGTACACAGGGCTTCATTTTTCAGGAGCCACAGATTCGAAGTGTCACAGAAGCCTCTTACTTCTAGGAAAATCCAGGCCAGTGTGGGACATCTGCAGCAACAGGCCACTCATACTGTGGAGAAGCCGAGCAAAATCACCCAGTGTGGGTCAACTTCACAAGGCAGGAAAGATCATCAAACCTGGGGAGAGTGCAAGAAAGCCCTCAGCCCCCCCCCCACACTTGTTCAGGACCAGTGTGTCTACACTGAAAGACAGTGTTAtgtgtgcagtgaatgtgggaaaataTTCAGGTACAAATCCGCATTTGTTATGCACCTGAGATTCCACACTAGAGAAAGGCTTCATGTGTTTAGCAGAAGTGACAAATCCTTTAGACAAAGCTCAACCATCAGTCAACATCGAAAAATTTATACTGGTTCAGGACAGGACAAGTGTAGCAAATGTGGGAAATCCTTAACTCACAACTGTGTCCTCATTTATCCCCAGAGATTGCACAGTGGAGAAAACAGTTCTGTGTGCAGTgactgtgcaaaatctttttccCATAGCTCTGTGTTCATTCGACATAAGAGAGTTTTTTCTGGAGAAAGGTTTTATAAGTGTAGTGACTGTGTGAAATCTTTTACCTGTAGGTCTGCCCTCATTTATCATCAGAGATCTCAcacaggagaaaggccttatgagtgcagtgaatgtgggaagtcCTTTACCACTAACCGCATTCTCCGTTGTCATCAGAGATCTCACACAGGAGAAAAGCCTTATAAATGCAGTGAGTGTGGGAAGTCTTTTACCTCTACCAGTGCTTTCCAATATCATCAGAGAGTTCAttctggagaaaggccttatgagtgcagtgaatgtgggaaatcttttatGTCTaggtctacattcatttctcatcaTAGATATCAcacaggagaaaggccttatgagtgcagtgaatgtgagAAATCTTTTGTCTCTAGGTCTGCCCTCAGATATCATCAGAAATCTCACACAGGAGAAAGACCTTATGAGTGCAACGAATGTGGGAGATCTTTTATCACTAACTCTAATTTCCATTATCATCAaagagttcacactggagaaaggccttatgagtgcagtgaatgtgggaaatcttttacCAGTAGCTCTAACCTCCATTATCATCAAAGCActcacactggagaaaggccttatgagtgcagtgaatgtgggaaatttTTTATTACTCCTGCTCTTCTTCGTTACCATCAGAGAATTCATTCTAGTGAATGGCCTTATacgtgcagtgaatgtgggaaatctttcACCTCTAAATCCAACTTTTGTTATCATCAGAGAGTTCATTGTGGAGAAAAGGCTTGTATAAAGTGCAGCGAATGCGGGAAATCCTTGACCAGTATCAGTGCCCTCCGTTATCATCAGAGAGTTCATTCTGGAGAGAGGCCTCATGAGTGCAGTGACTGTGGGAAATCTTTTATGTCTAGGTCTGCCCTCAGATATCATCAGATATCACACACAGGAGAAAGACCTTataagtgcagtgaatgtgggaaggcTTTTAAAACTAGCTCCAACCTCAGTTATCATCAGAGAgttcacacaggagaaaggccttatgagtgcagtgaatgtgggaaatcctttATTTCTATCAATGATCTGTGTAATCATTATAGATTTCATTCTGAAGAAAAACCTTATAAGTGTAGCAAATGTGGGAAATCCTTTATCCTTAGGAATAGCTTCATTCAACACCAGATAgttcacacaggagaaaatctttatggATGTAGTGAGtgtgggaaatattttaaaagaaagtatagGCTTATTGAACACCAGAGTAttcacacaggagaaaggccTTACAAATGCActgaatgtgggaaatcttttatTACTAATTACCTCTTCCGTGTTCATCAGAGAAatcacactggagagaagccttatgagtgcagtgaatgtgggaaatcttttacCACTAGCTCCACCCTCCGTTATCATCgtagaattcatactggagaaaggccttacaAATGCACCAAATGTGGGAAATCTTTTGCCTCTAATTGCCTCCGTGTACATCTGAGAAatcacactggagagaagccttatgagtgcagtgaatgtgggaaatcctttACTAGGAACTCTAGCCTTCATTATCATCAGATTACTCACACTGGAAAGAAGCCTTataagtgcagtgaatgtgggaaatcctttACCAGCAACTCTAGCCTTCGTTATCATCAGAGTACTCACACTGGAAAGaagccttatgagtgcagtgagTGTGGAAAATCCTTTACCAACAACTCTAGCCTTCGTTATCATCAGAGGGctcacactggagaaaggccttttAAGTGCACTGAATGTGGTAAATCTTTTACTCGTAGCTCCACCTTCTATTATCATCAGAGAGTTCACAGTGGAGAAAGGCCTTTtaagtgcagtgaatgtgggaaatcttttatTAACAGCTCCAAACTGCGTTGTCATGAGAGAGgtcacactggagaaaggcctaAATGTGGGCAATATTTTATGAGCAAATCCTTCTGA